From a single Intestinibaculum porci genomic region:
- a CDS encoding FeoA family protein: MKTLKEVPVGSTVKIVKLHGQGATKKRIMDMGLIKGIQVRVTKVAPLGDPIELTVRGYELSIRKSEAELIEVA; encoded by the coding sequence ATGAAAACATTAAAAGAAGTTCCAGTAGGTTCGACTGTGAAGATCGTTAAACTTCATGGACAGGGGGCTACAAAAAAGAGAATTATGGACATGGGTCTGATCAAAGGTATTCAGGTACGTGTTACGAAAGTTGCACCATTAGGTGATCCGATTGAATTAACCGTTCGTGGTTATGAATTATCAATTCGTAAAAGCGAAGCAGAACTTATTGAAGTCGCATAG
- the argH gene encoding argininosuccinate lyase, which translates to MALWAGRFLKEINKDVNAFNSSLSFDCRMYKQDIRGSLAHAKMLCKQGIIDQQAYEEITKGLNDILHEIEEGTLLFDPNAEDIHMFIEAELTKRYPVSGKKLHTGRSRNDQVALDLRLYVHDEIKEIDQLLKEMIKVLTDVAIQHTETIMPGYTHLQRAQPVTFAHHLMAYAEMFLRDIDRLKDIDKRVYVSPLGSGALATTTYPLDRQFTAEELGMYDIMYNSMDGVSDRDYAIEFANALALIMMHLSRFSEEVILWCSWEFKFIDLDDAYATGSSIMPQKKNPDIAELVRGKSARVIGDATTLLTMMKGLPLAYNKDMQEDKENLFDAIDQVKLCLPVFKDMIKTMTVHKEKMREAAARGFINATDCADYLTKKGAAFRDAYKVTGQLVAYCIDHQLTLETLPLDVYKQYSEKFDEDVYQAIALETCLKNRQVIGGPSPAVEKKNIERVKAKVSADD; encoded by the coding sequence ATGGCGTTATGGGCTGGAAGATTTTTAAAAGAAATAAATAAAGATGTCAATGCATTTAATTCATCATTATCCTTTGACTGCCGCATGTACAAACAGGACATCCGCGGCTCTCTGGCTCATGCCAAGATGCTTTGTAAGCAGGGGATTATCGATCAGCAGGCTTATGAGGAAATTACTAAAGGCTTAAATGATATCCTTCATGAAATTGAAGAAGGAACCCTGCTTTTTGATCCTAATGCAGAAGATATCCATATGTTCATTGAGGCGGAATTAACCAAAAGATATCCCGTCTCAGGGAAAAAATTACATACCGGACGTTCAAGAAACGACCAGGTGGCCTTAGATTTAAGACTTTATGTCCATGATGAAATCAAAGAAATCGATCAGTTATTAAAAGAGATGATCAAGGTCTTAACGGATGTGGCTATCCAGCATACGGAAACCATTATGCCGGGCTATACCCATTTACAGAGAGCTCAGCCAGTGACTTTTGCCCATCATCTGATGGCTTATGCCGAAATGTTTTTAAGAGATATCGATCGTCTTAAAGATATCGATAAAAGAGTTTATGTATCACCACTTGGCAGCGGCGCTTTAGCCACCACAACGTATCCTTTAGATCGTCAGTTTACCGCTGAAGAATTAGGGATGTATGATATTATGTACAACTCTATGGATGGAGTGAGTGATCGTGACTATGCCATTGAATTTGCGAATGCTTTAGCTCTTATTATGATGCATTTATCAAGATTTTCTGAAGAAGTGATCTTATGGTGTTCATGGGAATTTAAGTTCATCGATTTAGATGATGCCTATGCCACGGGTTCATCGATCATGCCACAGAAAAAGAATCCGGATATTGCCGAATTAGTCAGAGGGAAAAGCGCACGTGTGATCGGCGATGCGACAACCTTATTAACTATGATGAAAGGTTTACCATTAGCTTACAATAAAGATATGCAGGAAGATAAAGAAAACCTTTTCGATGCCATTGATCAGGTGAAACTCTGTTTACCAGTTTTCAAAGATATGATCAAAACAATGACGGTGCATAAAGAAAAAATGAGAGAAGCAGCGGCCCGCGGCTTCATCAATGCCACTGACTGTGCTGATTACTTAACGAAAAAAGGTGCCGCCTTCAGAGATGCTTATAAGGTTACTGGACAGTTAGTCGCTTACTGCATCGATCATCAGTTGACTTTAGAAACATTACCACTAGATGTTTATAAACAGTACAGTGAAAAGTTCGATGAAGATGTGTACCAGGCGATCGCTTTAGAGACATGCCTGAAAAACAGACAGGTTATTGGCGGTCCATCACCAGCAGTGGAAAAGAAAAATATTGAAAGAGTTAAAGCAAAGGTGAGTGCAGATGATTAA
- a CDS encoding cation transporter, whose product MATIIIFALIVLGVIFGLSRMRKEKTSGCCASSSLEKEVKVSDRNLDHYPYKTLFVCEDMICENCTRHVANTLNKFDDTYATVNLQSKQVTVYTKQKPDVPALQRALSRSGYPARLMH is encoded by the coding sequence ATGGCTACAATAATTATCTTTGCCTTGATTGTCTTAGGTGTGATCTTTGGCTTATCAAGGATGAGAAAAGAGAAGACTAGCGGCTGCTGCGCGTCCTCTTCGCTGGAAAAAGAAGTGAAAGTAAGTGATCGCAACCTTGATCATTACCCTTATAAAACACTATTTGTCTGTGAGGATATGATCTGTGAAAACTGCACCCGCCACGTCGCAAACACATTAAATAAGTTTGATGATACATATGCAACGGTGAACCTGCAAAGTAAGCAGGTCACTGTTTATACCAAACAGAAACCAGATGTACCTGCGCTCCAAAGAGCGTTATCACGTTCTGGTTATCCGGCAAGACTCATGCATTAG
- the argJ gene encoding bifunctional glutamate N-acetyltransferase/amino-acid acetyltransferase ArgJ, which produces MQEIEGGVTAPLGFKANGVIANIKGHNTTKKDLAAIVSQVPCTCAATYTQNKVKGAPLTVTKKHLKNGQAQAIICNSGNANTCNANGIEIAEGACDLLAKELHMDPSDVVVASTGVIGQPMTLDPFEKHIHELVSGLKEDGSDDAANAIMTTDTHKKEYAVAFKIGDTTCHIGAIAKGSGMIHPNMATMLAFVTSDVDISREMLEMMVHDVVNDTFNMVSVDGDTSTNDMLVVMCNGLADNKKIVIKDKHYQIMKEALYYICESLSKGIAKDGEGATKLLTCNTHNARTLHDAKTVAKSVITSSLFKAAMFGKDANWGRILCAIGYAPADIDITKVEVSLSSAQGSIIVCKNGAGVPFSEGKALDILSEDEIVIDIDLHDGDYMATAWGCDLTYDYVKINGDYRT; this is translated from the coding sequence ATGCAGGAAATAGAAGGTGGCGTCACCGCGCCGCTTGGCTTTAAAGCCAATGGCGTAATCGCCAATATCAAAGGGCACAATACAACAAAAAAAGATTTAGCAGCGATCGTTTCTCAGGTACCTTGTACCTGCGCTGCTACTTATACTCAGAATAAAGTCAAAGGAGCCCCTTTGACAGTTACTAAGAAACATTTAAAAAATGGTCAGGCACAAGCTATTATCTGTAATAGCGGGAATGCGAACACCTGTAACGCTAATGGGATTGAAATAGCGGAAGGTGCCTGTGATTTACTCGCTAAAGAATTACATATGGATCCATCAGATGTTGTCGTGGCATCAACCGGTGTCATCGGTCAGCCGATGACTTTAGATCCTTTTGAAAAACATATTCATGAACTTGTCTCAGGTCTAAAAGAAGATGGTTCTGATGATGCGGCTAATGCCATTATGACAACTGATACCCATAAAAAAGAATATGCCGTTGCTTTCAAGATTGGTGATACGACATGTCATATCGGTGCCATTGCCAAGGGTTCTGGAATGATCCATCCGAATATGGCGACGATGTTAGCGTTTGTCACATCGGATGTGGATATCTCACGTGAGATGTTAGAAATGATGGTTCATGATGTCGTTAATGATACCTTTAATATGGTTTCTGTTGATGGTGATACCTCGACGAACGATATGTTAGTCGTTATGTGTAATGGTTTAGCTGACAATAAAAAGATTGTCATCAAAGATAAGCATTATCAGATTATGAAGGAAGCTCTTTATTATATTTGTGAATCATTATCAAAAGGGATTGCAAAAGATGGCGAAGGAGCTACCAAACTGCTGACCTGCAATACCCATAATGCGCGCACTTTGCATGATGCGAAGACAGTTGCTAAAAGCGTCATCACATCTTCTTTATTCAAAGCGGCGATGTTTGGCAAAGATGCCAACTGGGGTCGTATCTTATGTGCCATTGGTTATGCCCCAGCGGATATTGATATTACTAAAGTAGAAGTTTCACTCTCAAGTGCGCAGGGCTCTATTATCGTTTGTAAAAACGGAGCCGGTGTCCCTTTTAGCGAAGGGAAAGCCTTAGATATCTTAAGCGAAGATGAAATTGTCATTGATATCGATCTCCATGATGGTGATTATATGGCTACCGCCTGGGGCTGTGATCTGACATATGATTATGTCAAGATTAATGGCGATTATCGAACTTAG
- the argB gene encoding acetylglutamate kinase — MAKHAVLKAKILAEAVPYIQEYHDKIVVVKYGGNAMVNEVLIDNVINDVCLMNLVGIKVVLVHGGGPEISKALNKMHIESKFVNGLRYTDEETIDIVQQVLAGKVNKNLVKRIHTHGNKAVGLSGIDNMLLKAKKVESADLGYVGEVEEVHAEILNDVLDKGYIPVVASVGMDEEGHSYNINADTAAAAIASALGAENFVVVSDIPGLLRDKEDENSLISSVTIDDVLNLTKQGIIAGGMIPKVKCITDALKKGVKKAVIIDGRIPHAIIIEIFSDEGSGTQFIK, encoded by the coding sequence ATGGCAAAACATGCAGTATTAAAAGCAAAAATCTTAGCGGAAGCCGTTCCTTATATTCAGGAATATCATGATAAAATTGTTGTCGTTAAATACGGCGGGAATGCCATGGTCAATGAAGTCCTCATTGATAATGTCATCAATGATGTCTGTCTGATGAATTTAGTTGGTATTAAAGTTGTCCTCGTCCATGGCGGAGGACCAGAAATCTCTAAAGCCTTAAATAAGATGCATATCGAATCGAAATTCGTCAATGGCTTACGTTATACCGATGAGGAAACGATTGATATCGTTCAGCAGGTCTTAGCGGGCAAGGTCAATAAGAACCTCGTTAAACGTATTCATACCCACGGTAATAAAGCAGTTGGGTTATCAGGGATTGATAACATGCTGCTAAAAGCAAAAAAGGTGGAAAGCGCGGATTTAGGCTACGTTGGAGAAGTAGAAGAAGTCCATGCAGAAATTTTGAACGATGTCTTAGATAAAGGTTATATTCCGGTTGTTGCCAGCGTCGGAATGGATGAAGAAGGACATTCCTATAACATCAATGCCGATACCGCTGCGGCCGCGATCGCCAGTGCGTTAGGTGCTGAAAACTTTGTTGTGGTTAGTGATATTCCTGGGTTATTACGTGATAAAGAAGATGAGAATTCACTTATCTCCAGCGTCACTATTGATGATGTCCTCAATCTTACCAAGCAAGGCATCATTGCTGGGGGCATGATCCCGAAAGTAAAATGCATTACTGATGCCTTGAAAAAAGGCGTCAAGAAAGCGGTTATCATTGATGGTCGTATCCCCCATGCGATTATCATTGAAATCTTCTCTGATGAAGGATCAGGAACCCAGTTTATCAAGTAG
- the feoB gene encoding ferrous iron transport protein B, whose protein sequence is MKIALAGNPNSGKTTLFNDLTGSAQYVGNWPGVTVEKKDGKLKGHNDVTIQDLPGIYSLSPYTLEEVVSRRYLVNDQPDAIINIIDGTNIERNLYLTTQLLELGLPMVVAVNMLDLIEKNGDQIDLKGLEKRLGCKVVAISALKGRGSHDLAALAISEAKKKHVPARPDVFEDDTLNVIKEIEKALSGQIDERMVKWFAVKVFERDEKVIEENSLQSIYAQFKDSIQNVEKAEDDDAESIITAQRYSFIAQVVDENYHSARAHGTLTLSDKIDKIVTNRILALPIFAVIIFVMYYISVTTVGTWMTDWTNDVLFGEIVPNALTALCQNLHVASWLQHLLIDGIVGGVGTVLGFVPQILLVFLFLAILEDCGYMSRVAFIMDRILRKFGLSGKSFIPILIGSGCGVPAIMATRTIENVEDRRMTIMLATFIPCAAKTELIAMVSSVFFHGSAWVATSMYFLGILIIVLSGIALKKTRWFNSETAPFVMELPAYHLPQPKTVLLRVVERGKHFIVKAGTIIFAVSVIVWFLMSYTWSFQYIDPESAQISHSILRSIGELIAPIFAPLGFGNWQGGVSVLVALSAKELSASTVQVLAGKAGVASIFTAMGGFSYMLLNLFNPPCIAAMSTIMREMDTKFWGYFAIGYQLVLGYVVAFIGYQLGTWLFFGGSFTAMTLIALLILALAIFMVVRPGYKGKVNTQTVTA, encoded by the coding sequence ATGAAAATAGCATTAGCGGGTAACCCCAATAGTGGGAAAACAACATTGTTTAATGATTTAACTGGCAGTGCTCAGTATGTCGGGAACTGGCCAGGTGTTACAGTGGAAAAGAAAGATGGCAAGTTAAAAGGACATAATGATGTGACGATCCAGGATTTACCAGGGATCTACTCCCTTTCGCCATATACATTAGAAGAAGTTGTCTCAAGACGCTACTTAGTGAATGATCAGCCAGATGCAATCATTAATATCATTGATGGAACAAATATTGAACGAAACTTATATTTAACGACCCAGTTATTAGAGTTAGGTTTACCAATGGTTGTAGCTGTCAATATGTTAGACTTGATTGAGAAAAATGGTGATCAGATCGATCTGAAAGGCTTAGAAAAACGCCTAGGATGTAAAGTTGTGGCAATCTCAGCTTTAAAAGGCAGAGGTTCTCATGACTTAGCAGCATTAGCAATTTCTGAGGCTAAAAAGAAACATGTACCGGCAAGACCGGATGTTTTCGAAGATGACACATTAAACGTTATAAAAGAGATTGAAAAAGCTTTAAGTGGTCAGATTGATGAGCGAATGGTGAAATGGTTTGCCGTCAAAGTTTTCGAACGTGATGAAAAAGTGATTGAAGAAAACAGTTTACAATCCATTTATGCACAGTTTAAAGACAGCATTCAAAACGTTGAAAAAGCGGAAGACGATGATGCCGAATCAATTATTACGGCGCAGCGTTATAGCTTCATTGCCCAGGTTGTTGATGAAAACTATCATAGTGCCCGCGCTCATGGCACATTAACCTTATCAGATAAGATTGATAAGATCGTCACCAATCGTATTTTAGCTCTGCCAATCTTTGCGGTGATTATCTTTGTAATGTATTATATTTCCGTGACAACAGTTGGTACATGGATGACCGATTGGACCAATGATGTCTTATTTGGTGAGATTGTACCAAATGCGCTAACTGCACTTTGTCAGAATCTGCATGTTGCTTCATGGCTCCAGCATTTACTAATTGATGGGATTGTCGGCGGCGTTGGAACGGTCTTAGGTTTCGTACCACAGATCCTCTTAGTTTTCCTCTTTTTAGCAATCCTCGAAGACTGTGGCTACATGTCTCGTGTGGCTTTCATTATGGATCGTATCTTAAGAAAATTCGGTTTATCGGGAAAATCATTTATTCCGATTTTAATCGGCTCTGGCTGTGGGGTCCCAGCGATTATGGCTACGCGTACGATTGAAAATGTCGAAGATCGTCGGATGACCATTATGTTAGCGACGTTCATTCCATGCGCTGCTAAAACAGAATTAATCGCGATGGTTTCATCGGTATTCTTCCATGGCTCAGCTTGGGTTGCAACTTCTATGTATTTCTTAGGTATCTTAATCATTGTTTTATCCGGTATTGCTTTAAAGAAAACAAGATGGTTTAATTCCGAAACAGCACCGTTTGTTATGGAGTTACCTGCTTATCATTTACCACAGCCAAAAACGGTATTATTAAGAGTTGTAGAACGTGGTAAACATTTCATCGTTAAAGCAGGGACAATTATCTTTGCGGTTTCAGTAATCGTTTGGTTCCTGATGTCTTATACTTGGAGTTTCCAGTATATTGATCCAGAATCAGCACAAATTTCACACTCAATCTTAAGAAGCATCGGTGAACTCATTGCCCCAATCTTTGCGCCATTAGGCTTTGGTAACTGGCAGGGTGGTGTTTCTGTCTTAGTCGCCTTATCAGCTAAAGAATTATCTGCCTCAACTGTTCAGGTCTTAGCGGGTAAAGCTGGTGTGGCTTCCATCTTTACGGCTATGGGCGGTTTCTCATACATGTTACTGAACTTATTCAATCCGCCATGTATCGCCGCAATGTCTACAATTATGCGTGAAATGGATACAAAATTCTGGGGCTATTTCGCGATTGGCTATCAGTTAGTCTTAGGCTATGTCGTTGCCTTTATTGGCTATCAGTTAGGGACTTGGTTATTCTTTGGCGGCAGCTTTACTGCCATGACACTGATTGCTCTCTTGATCTTAGCCTTGGCAATCTTCATGGTTGTACGTCCTGGCTATAAAGGAAAAGTCAATACGCAGACAGTTACAGCTTAA
- a CDS encoding argininosuccinate synthase, with translation MEKKFNKVVLAYSGGLDTSIIIAWLKETYGCEVIAVSANVGQADELEGLEAKALATGASKYIELDLRKEFVEDFIFPAIKANAKYEGKYLLGTSLARPIIGKKLVEVAKAEGADAICHGCTGKGNDQVRFELAIKAFAPDMPIIAPWRVWDIKSRDDEIDYAEARKIPLKINRETNYSKDKNLWHLSHEGLDLENPANEPKYDEILELGVSPEKAPDTPTYVTITFEKGIPVALDGEKMDGVTLIEKLNKIGGANGIGIIDMVENRLVGMKSRGVYETPGGTILYQAHQDLEEITVDKYTAHFKQKVSLELADILYNGYWYSPLTEAINAFVDKTQENVNGDVKLKLYKGNIIEAGMTSPTSLYSEQTASFGEDDDYNQADSAGFINLYGLPIKMIAKAKEGSL, from the coding sequence ATGGAAAAGAAATTTAATAAAGTAGTTTTAGCTTATAGTGGTGGATTAGATACATCAATTATTATCGCATGGTTAAAAGAAACCTATGGCTGTGAAGTTATTGCCGTAAGCGCTAACGTTGGCCAGGCTGATGAATTAGAAGGTCTGGAAGCGAAAGCTTTAGCCACAGGTGCTTCTAAATATATTGAATTAGACTTAAGAAAAGAATTTGTGGAAGATTTCATCTTCCCAGCCATCAAAGCGAACGCTAAATATGAAGGCAAATACTTATTAGGGACTTCTCTGGCAAGACCAATCATTGGCAAGAAGTTAGTCGAAGTCGCGAAAGCAGAAGGGGCAGATGCAATCTGCCATGGCTGCACTGGTAAAGGAAATGATCAGGTCAGATTCGAATTAGCGATCAAAGCCTTTGCGCCTGATATGCCAATCATCGCACCATGGAGAGTATGGGATATCAAATCTAGAGATGATGAGATTGATTATGCCGAAGCAAGAAAAATCCCTCTAAAAATCAACAGAGAAACCAACTACTCTAAAGATAAAAACTTATGGCACTTATCCCATGAAGGATTAGATCTGGAAAACCCAGCGAATGAACCTAAATATGATGAAATCTTAGAATTAGGTGTATCACCAGAAAAAGCACCTGATACCCCAACTTATGTCACAATTACTTTTGAAAAAGGGATCCCTGTAGCTCTTGATGGAGAAAAGATGGATGGTGTGACATTAATTGAAAAGCTGAATAAAATCGGCGGGGCAAACGGCATCGGTATTATCGATATGGTGGAAAACAGATTAGTCGGGATGAAATCAAGAGGTGTTTATGAAACCCCAGGCGGAACTATTTTATATCAGGCTCATCAGGACTTAGAAGAAATCACCGTTGATAAATATACAGCGCACTTTAAACAGAAAGTATCCTTAGAATTAGCTGATATCTTATATAACGGTTACTGGTATTCTCCATTAACCGAAGCGATCAATGCATTTGTCGATAAGACACAGGAAAACGTTAATGGCGATGTCAAATTAAAATTATACAAAGGCAATATTATTGAAGCAGGAATGACTTCACCAACATCATTATATAGTGAACAGACGGCATCATTTGGTGAAGATGACGATTACAACCAGGCTGATTCAGCAGGCTTCATTAACTTATATGGCTTACCAATCAAGATGATTGCGAAAGCTAAAGAAGGATCATTATAG
- a CDS encoding FeoB-associated Cys-rich membrane protein gives MIATIIICIIIGIWMLYVGYRRFFDKKHSIGSCGGSCHDCHSELCHLDLVKEYRRDQARQKTETL, from the coding sequence ATGATCGCTACAATTATTATTTGTATTATAATTGGTATCTGGATGCTTTACGTTGGTTATCGTCGTTTCTTTGATAAGAAGCATTCCATTGGATCATGCGGCGGAAGCTGTCATGACTGTCATAGTGAACTTTGTCATTTAGATCTTGTCAAAGAATATCGTCGTGATCAGGCACGCCAGAAAACAGAAACACTTTAA
- a CDS encoding lipoprotein, producing MKKILILILSVFLLAGCGSSKKTTKKTKTESSLKLSDVYNKRYMQDEILYVNKDQYSDKKSAYDPELVYVISPKSIIFETNLKYSSVTYKSAKLTDSDKEMIGDVKKKYTVYTKGSALGMTILLGSKKLYIANNTLDQKGYTYVASLKEITETSKNNKKN from the coding sequence ATGAAAAAAATTCTCATTTTGATATTATCAGTCTTTCTCCTAGCCGGCTGCGGCTCATCTAAGAAGACAACAAAAAAGACAAAAACAGAGAGCAGTTTAAAGCTCTCAGATGTTTATAATAAACGTTACATGCAGGATGAAATCCTTTATGTGAATAAAGATCAGTACAGTGATAAAAAGTCTGCTTATGACCCTGAACTGGTGTATGTTATCAGTCCGAAAAGTATTATCTTTGAAACGAATCTGAAGTATTCCTCAGTGACTTATAAGAGTGCTAAGCTCACAGATTCAGACAAAGAAATGATCGGTGATGTAAAGAAAAAGTATACCGTTTATACGAAGGGCTCAGCCTTGGGAATGACCATATTGTTGGGGAGTAAGAAGCTCTATATTGCCAATAATACGTTAGATCAAAAGGGGTATACCTATGTGGCTTCTTTAAAAGAAATCACGGAAACTTCTAAAAATAACAAAAAGAATTAA
- a CDS encoding ferritin family protein, with amino-acid sequence MKFRCTVCGHIYDEEKEGVKFADLPDTWTCPTCHQPKDKFVPVEGELTWAAEHVVGVAKDVPEDIKNDLRANFEGECSEVGMYLAMSRVAFREGYPEVGLYYEKAAHEEAEHAAKFAELLGEVVSDSTKHNLEVRVEAENGATAGKTDLAKRAKALNLDAIHDTVHEMARDEARHGKAFAGLLKRYFGE; translated from the coding sequence ATGAAATTTAGATGTACTGTATGTGGTCATATTTATGACGAAGAAAAAGAAGGAGTAAAATTCGCTGATTTGCCTGATACTTGGACTTGTCCAACTTGCCATCAGCCAAAAGATAAATTCGTTCCTGTTGAAGGTGAATTAACTTGGGCTGCAGAACATGTTGTTGGCGTAGCTAAAGATGTTCCTGAAGATATCAAGAATGATTTAAGAGCTAACTTTGAAGGTGAATGTTCAGAAGTTGGTATGTATTTAGCAATGTCTCGTGTCGCTTTTAGAGAAGGTTACCCAGAAGTTGGTTTATACTATGAAAAAGCTGCTCATGAAGAAGCAGAACACGCTGCTAAATTCGCTGAATTATTAGGTGAAGTTGTTTCTGATTCTACTAAGCATAACCTTGAAGTACGTGTTGAAGCTGAAAACGGTGCTACCGCTGGCAAAACTGATTTAGCTAAACGTGCTAAAGCTCTTAACTTAGACGCAATCCATGACACTGTTCATGAAATGGCGAGAGATGAAGCGCGTCATGGCAAAGCTTTCGCTGGCTTATTAAAGAGATATTTCGGTGAATAA
- a CDS encoding rubredoxin-like domain-containing protein, translating to MKWVCTVCGYVYEGDELPEDYVCPVCGVGADQFEKVEE from the coding sequence ATGAAATGGGTTTGTACAGTATGTGGCTACGTTTACGAAGGTGACGAATTACCTGAAGACTATGTATGTCCAGTATGTGGCGTAGGCGCTGATCAGTTCGAAAAAGTAGAAGAATAA
- a CDS encoding FeoA family protein translates to MPITLCHVGDRVTIKKIRGNDEVKAHLKGLGFVEGSEIVIINKVNNSVIVSVKASRIALDQSMASRILV, encoded by the coding sequence ATGCCAATCACTTTATGTCATGTAGGTGATCGTGTAACGATTAAAAAGATCAGAGGAAACGATGAAGTGAAAGCCCATCTTAAAGGATTAGGCTTTGTCGAAGGCTCGGAAATAGTCATTATTAATAAAGTTAACAACAGTGTCATTGTCTCAGTAAAGGCCTCTAGAATTGCCTTGGATCAGTCAATGGCCAGTCGTATTTTAGTGTAG
- the argC gene encoding N-acetyl-gamma-glutamyl-phosphate reductase has product MIKEGIIGASGYAGCEVLRLLLMHPAVEVTGVGARSFLGKKVSDLYPSFYNVTDLTYTTDEEVIAGADVVFAGLPAGISEKYAKACVESGKKFIDLGADFRLEKEEDYIKWYGKAYEDKPLHEKQVYGLPEVHREEIKKASIIGNPGCYPTTVNLGLYPLLKHHLNAGTKVIIDSASGTTGAGKKLTEDTHFTKTNESYHPYKAGNHRHTPEMEQELSHMADEKIQVTFVPHLLPVNRGIVSTIYIPVKENLTLEEIHHIYTDTYKDEQFVRVLPLGMNADLKFVTYTNYCNISLHMDARDHTLIIASTIDNMVKGTAGQAIQNMNLMFGLKENTGLNFVGPSF; this is encoded by the coding sequence ATGATTAAAGAAGGAATTATAGGGGCTAGCGGATATGCCGGCTGTGAAGTCTTAAGATTATTACTGATGCATCCAGCGGTGGAAGTAACCGGCGTTGGCGCCCGCAGCTTCCTGGGAAAAAAGGTTTCTGACCTTTATCCTTCTTTCTATAATGTGACGGATTTGACTTATACAACCGACGAAGAAGTTATTGCTGGAGCTGATGTGGTGTTTGCCGGATTGCCAGCAGGCATTTCAGAAAAATATGCTAAAGCATGCGTTGAAAGTGGTAAGAAATTTATCGACTTAGGGGCGGACTTTCGTTTAGAAAAAGAAGAAGACTATATCAAATGGTATGGCAAAGCTTATGAAGACAAGCCTCTGCATGAAAAGCAGGTTTATGGCTTACCAGAAGTCCATCGTGAAGAGATCAAAAAGGCCAGCATTATCGGGAATCCCGGCTGTTATCCGACAACCGTGAATTTAGGACTCTATCCATTATTAAAACATCATCTCAATGCGGGGACAAAAGTGATTATCGATAGCGCTTCGGGAACGACTGGCGCAGGGAAAAAACTGACCGAAGATACCCACTTTACCAAGACCAATGAATCTTATCATCCTTATAAAGCAGGGAATCACCGTCATACGCCAGAAATGGAACAGGAATTATCTCATATGGCTGATGAAAAGATTCAAGTGACTTTTGTTCCACATCTTTTACCAGTTAATCGCGGGATCGTTTCTACAATTTATATCCCCGTCAAAGAGAATCTCACATTAGAAGAGATTCATCATATCTATACAGATACTTATAAAGATGAACAATTTGTCCGTGTTCTTCCATTAGGAATGAATGCTGATCTCAAATTTGTGACCTATACGAATTACTGCAATATCTCTTTACATATGGACGCGCGTGACCATACCCTGATCATCGCTTCAACCATTGATAATATGGTAAAGGGAACAGCAGGTCAGGCTATTCAGAATATGAACCTGATGTTTGGTTTAAAAGAAAATACCGGACTCAACTTTGTTGGTCCGTCGTTCTAA